Proteins co-encoded in one Alphaproteobacteria bacterium PA2 genomic window:
- a CDS encoding phosphoenolpyruvate synthase regulatory protein — MTTPPRISTYFHVHLVSDSTGETLNAMARAVCARFENVLPIEHIYALVRSPRQLERALTDIEAAPGVVMHTIVDDELRSALEEGCRRLDMTCIAALDPLVSAMSRYLGASLSRRVGVQHTLDNDYFNRMDALNYAMGHDDGQGGQDLDQADVILVGVSRTSKTPTCIYLAHRGVRAANVPLVPGQPIPEKLLVARRAVIVALTASPDRLIQIRRNRLLSLKENRESTYTDVDAVRDEIVQARRLYEKHGWPVIDVTRRSVEETAAAVLNILNSGGGHVEV, encoded by the coding sequence ATGACCACGCCGCCGCGCATCTCGACCTATTTCCATGTCCACCTGGTGTCGGACTCCACCGGCGAGACCCTGAACGCCATGGCCCGGGCGGTTTGCGCCCGGTTCGAGAACGTCCTGCCGATCGAGCACATCTACGCCCTGGTGCGGTCCCCCCGACAGCTGGAGCGGGCCCTCACCGATATCGAGGCCGCCCCGGGGGTGGTGATGCATACGATTGTCGATGACGAGCTTCGCTCGGCCCTGGAAGAAGGCTGCCGGCGGCTGGACATGACCTGCATCGCCGCTCTCGATCCCCTGGTCTCGGCCATGTCCCGCTATCTGGGCGCTTCACTCAGCCGCCGGGTCGGGGTGCAGCACACCCTGGACAATGACTATTTCAACCGGATGGACGCCCTGAACTACGCCATGGGCCATGATGACGGCCAGGGGGGCCAGGATCTGGACCAGGCTGATGTCATTCTGGTGGGGGTGTCGCGGACCTCAAAGACCCCGACCTGCATCTATCTGGCCCACCGCGGGGTGCGGGCGGCCAATGTGCCCCTGGTGCCCGGCCAGCCCATTCCTGAAAAACTGCTGGTGGCCCGGCGCGCCGTGATCGTCGCCCTGACGGCGTCACCTGACCGGCTGATCCAGATCCGCCGCAACCGGTTGCTGTCCCTCAAGGAAAACCGGGAGTCGACCTATACGGATGTGGACGCGGTTCGCGATGAAATCGTCCAGGCCCGGCGGCTTTATGAAAAGCACGGCTGGCCGGTGATTGACGTCACCCGCCGCAGTGTTGAAGAAACCGCCGCAGCCGTGCTGAACATACTGAACAGCGGCGGCGGACATGTTGAGGTCTAG
- the aroE gene encoding shikimate dehydrogenase yields the protein MTISGKTRLAGVAGQPIAHSLSPILHNAWLKAADLDGVYVPFAIAEPKFDAFIEGLRGGGVRGLNVTLPFKIRALAAADEASHRARLAQAANVLVFRDDGTIFADNTDGAGLIWAFASQAPGFDPQAGTVAIIGAGGGAQGAAAAFLEAGCPRVRILNRTLEKAERVAEKLGAGAEAWSLADARQGLEDVIAVVNATSAGLLGGALDLPLDATPPEAVIMDMTYKPLITPLLTQALGLGRRTVDGLEMLIGQARPSFAAFFGQEPPDSVDVRRLALDALEANS from the coding sequence ATGACCATTTCCGGAAAAACCCGACTGGCCGGGGTGGCGGGTCAGCCCATCGCCCATTCCCTCAGCCCCATCCTGCACAACGCCTGGCTGAAGGCGGCGGATCTGGACGGGGTCTATGTGCCCTTCGCCATCGCCGAGCCGAAGTTCGACGCCTTCATCGAGGGTCTGAGGGGCGGCGGGGTCCGGGGCCTGAATGTCACCCTGCCGTTCAAGATCCGCGCCCTGGCTGCGGCGGACGAGGCGAGCCACAGGGCGCGTCTGGCCCAGGCGGCCAATGTCCTGGTCTTCCGCGATGACGGAACCATCTTCGCTGACAATACCGACGGCGCGGGCCTTATCTGGGCCTTCGCCAGCCAGGCGCCGGGCTTTGATCCCCAGGCCGGAACCGTGGCCATCATCGGGGCGGGCGGCGGCGCCCAGGGTGCGGCGGCGGCCTTTCTCGAGGCTGGCTGTCCCCGGGTGCGCATCCTGAACCGGACCCTGGAAAAGGCCGAGCGCGTGGCGGAAAAGCTGGGGGCGGGCGCAGAAGCCTGGAGCCTGGCCGACGCCCGTCAGGGGCTGGAGGACGTGATCGCCGTGGTCAACGCCACATCGGCCGGCCTGCTGGGCGGCGCCCTTGATCTTCCCCTGGACGCCACGCCCCCCGAGGCTGTGATCATGGACATGACCTACAAGCCCCTGATCACCCCCTTGCTCACCCAGGCCCTGGGCCTTGGGCGGCGGACCGTGGATGGTCTTGAAATGCTGATCGGCCAGGCGCGGCCGTCATTCGCAGCCTTTTTCGGTCAGGAACCCCCTGACAGTGTCGATGTCCGGCGTCTGGCCCTGGACGCCCTGGAGGCCAATTCATGA
- a CDS encoding septum formation protein Maf: MPDSLTLASKSAARTAVLRGAGLNFETADSRVDEDVTKSALLARSASPREIAMALAEEKALAVAASRPGLVIGADQTLEFQGGLYDKVASLEAARDRLKLLRGQPHQLHSAVVLARGEDVVWRETVTATLTMRDFSDAFLEAYLDEEGSAALGSVGCYRLESLGVQLFSAIDGDYFTILGLPLMGLLERLRAHEVLTP, from the coding sequence ATGCCTGACTCCCTGACGCTTGCGTCCAAGAGCGCAGCCCGCACGGCGGTCCTGCGCGGGGCGGGTCTGAACTTCGAGACGGCTGATTCCCGGGTGGACGAGGACGTGACCAAGTCAGCCCTGCTGGCGAGGTCGGCCTCGCCCCGGGAGATCGCCATGGCCCTGGCGGAGGAAAAGGCCCTGGCCGTTGCGGCCTCGCGTCCCGGTCTGGTGATCGGCGCCGACCAGACCCTGGAATTCCAGGGCGGACTCTATGACAAGGTCGCCAGCCTAGAGGCCGCGCGGGACAGGCTGAAACTGCTGCGCGGCCAACCCCATCAACTGCATTCGGCTGTGGTCCTGGCCCGGGGCGAGGACGTGGTCTGGCGGGAAACCGTGACGGCCACCCTGACCATGCGCGACTTCTCCGACGCCTTCCTGGAGGCCTATCTGGACGAAGAGGGATCTGCGGCCCTGGGTTCGGTGGGCTGCTATCGGCTGGAAAGCCTGGGGGTCCAGCTGTTTTCCGCCATTGATGGCGACTATTTCACCATTCTTGGCCTGCCCCTGATGGGGCTGCTGGAGCGCCTGCGCGCCCATGAGGTTCTGACCCCATGA